The following coding sequences lie in one Syngnathoides biaculeatus isolate LvHL_M chromosome 16, ASM1980259v1, whole genome shotgun sequence genomic window:
- the nudt9 gene encoding ADP-ribose pyrophosphatase, mitochondrial isoform X1, which translates to MIRSVLRQNWFVSLRLVLTLFDFPHTVSTYGLGPVIDCSAGHPFRILPAIAPIRSNSLYSKSVCTMSSSAHMKSRCPEYPGSKTKRFPVSDSQVDWSQGFQGYNPVNYTHPSVEKKPTWADPEIGSFNPQFNSLDGAVDRRSFEGCYKVEDGKPLNPHGRTGLMGRGLLGRWGPNHAADPIVTRWKVDAKGEKILHHVSKKPILQFVSIKRKDCGEWAIPGGMVDPGEKVSLTLQREFSEEALNSLGVSPLERSKIHERITQLFQSPGFEVFKGYVDDPRNTDNAWMETVAVNFHDENGNSVSELPLQAGDDAGQVQWVDVDSSFPLYASHSHLLELVAKQRKSHW; encoded by the exons ATGATTCGTTCTGTATTGCGGCAAAACTGGTTCGTCTCGCTTCGTTTAGTGCTCACCCTCTTCGACTTCCCGCACACAGTCAGCACTTACGGACTTGG GCCTGTCATCGACTGCTCGGCTGGCCATCCTTTCAGAATCCTTCCAGCCATCGCTCCCATCCGGTCAAATTCTCTTTACTCCAAGAGTGTCTGCACAATGAGCTCTTCAGCACACATGAAATCCAGATGCCCCGAGTACCCTGGATCCAAAACCAAGCGCTTCCCAGTGAGTGATTCCCAGGTGGACTGGAGTCAGGGCTTCCAAGGATATAATCCAGTCAACTACACCCATCCTTCAGTGGAAAAGAAACCAACATGGGCAGATCCGGAAATTGG CTCCTTCAACCCACAATTTAATTCTTTGGATGGTGCTGTGGACAGAAGAAGCTTTGAGGGTTGCTACAAAGTGGAAGATGGAAAGCCACT AAATCCTCATGGACGCACAGGGCTAATGGGTAGGGGGTTGCTGGGGCGATGGGGACCCAATCATGCCGCAGATCCCATTGTCACTAG ATGGAAAGTAGATGCTAAAGGAGAAAAGATTCTTCACCATGTCTCCAAAAAGCCCATCCTGCAATTTGTTTCCATTAAGAGAAAAGATTGCGGGGAGTGGGCCATTCCAGGC GGGATGGTCGATCCAGGGGAGAAGGTTTCTCTCACTCTTCAGCGCGAGTTTTCGGAAGAGGCATTAAATTCGCTGGGAGTATCGCCATTAGAGAGATCTAAAATTCACGAGCGCATCACCCAACTCTTTCAATCCCCTGGTTTCGAG GTCTTTAAAGGATATGTCGACGATCCTAGAAATACTGATAATGCTTGGATGGAGACAGTTGCGGTTAACTTCCATGACGAAAATG GCAACAGTGTGAGCGAGCTGCCGCTGCAAGCTGGCGATGACGCGGGCCAAGTACAGTGGGTTGATGTGGACTCGTCCTTCCCACTCTATGCGAGCCATTCTCATTTattggaactggttgccaaacagAGGAAATCCCACTGGTAG
- the nudt9 gene encoding ADP-ribose pyrophosphatase, mitochondrial isoform X3: protein MSSSAHMKSRCPEYPGSKTKRFPVSDSQVDWSQGFQGYNPVNYTHPSVEKKPTWADPEIGSFNPQFNSLDGAVDRRSFEGCYKVEDGKPLNPHGRTGLMGRGLLGRWGPNHAADPIVTRWKVDAKGEKILHHVSKKPILQFVSIKRKDCGEWAIPGGMVDPGEKVSLTLQREFSEEALNSLGVSPLERSKIHERITQLFQSPGFEVFKGYVDDPRNTDNAWMETVAVNFHDENGNSVSELPLQAGDDAGQVQWVDVDSSFPLYASHSHLLELVAKQRKSHW from the exons ATGAGCTCTTCAGCACACATGAAATCCAGATGCCCCGAGTACCCTGGATCCAAAACCAAGCGCTTCCCAGTGAGTGATTCCCAGGTGGACTGGAGTCAGGGCTTCCAAGGATATAATCCAGTCAACTACACCCATCCTTCAGTGGAAAAGAAACCAACATGGGCAGATCCGGAAATTGG CTCCTTCAACCCACAATTTAATTCTTTGGATGGTGCTGTGGACAGAAGAAGCTTTGAGGGTTGCTACAAAGTGGAAGATGGAAAGCCACT AAATCCTCATGGACGCACAGGGCTAATGGGTAGGGGGTTGCTGGGGCGATGGGGACCCAATCATGCCGCAGATCCCATTGTCACTAG ATGGAAAGTAGATGCTAAAGGAGAAAAGATTCTTCACCATGTCTCCAAAAAGCCCATCCTGCAATTTGTTTCCATTAAGAGAAAAGATTGCGGGGAGTGGGCCATTCCAGGC GGGATGGTCGATCCAGGGGAGAAGGTTTCTCTCACTCTTCAGCGCGAGTTTTCGGAAGAGGCATTAAATTCGCTGGGAGTATCGCCATTAGAGAGATCTAAAATTCACGAGCGCATCACCCAACTCTTTCAATCCCCTGGTTTCGAG GTCTTTAAAGGATATGTCGACGATCCTAGAAATACTGATAATGCTTGGATGGAGACAGTTGCGGTTAACTTCCATGACGAAAATG GCAACAGTGTGAGCGAGCTGCCGCTGCAAGCTGGCGATGACGCGGGCCAAGTACAGTGGGTTGATGTGGACTCGTCCTTCCCACTCTATGCGAGCCATTCTCATTTattggaactggttgccaaacagAGGAAATCCCACTGGTAG
- the nudt9 gene encoding ADP-ribose pyrophosphatase, mitochondrial isoform X2 translates to MRWNKKKNCTHHTIPPVIDCSAGHPFRILPAIAPIRSNSLYSKSVCTMSSSAHMKSRCPEYPGSKTKRFPVSDSQVDWSQGFQGYNPVNYTHPSVEKKPTWADPEIGSFNPQFNSLDGAVDRRSFEGCYKVEDGKPLNPHGRTGLMGRGLLGRWGPNHAADPIVTRWKVDAKGEKILHHVSKKPILQFVSIKRKDCGEWAIPGGMVDPGEKVSLTLQREFSEEALNSLGVSPLERSKIHERITQLFQSPGFEVFKGYVDDPRNTDNAWMETVAVNFHDENGNSVSELPLQAGDDAGQVQWVDVDSSFPLYASHSHLLELVAKQRKSHW, encoded by the exons ATGAGAtggaacaagaagaagaactgtACTCACCACACCATTCC GCCTGTCATCGACTGCTCGGCTGGCCATCCTTTCAGAATCCTTCCAGCCATCGCTCCCATCCGGTCAAATTCTCTTTACTCCAAGAGTGTCTGCACAATGAGCTCTTCAGCACACATGAAATCCAGATGCCCCGAGTACCCTGGATCCAAAACCAAGCGCTTCCCAGTGAGTGATTCCCAGGTGGACTGGAGTCAGGGCTTCCAAGGATATAATCCAGTCAACTACACCCATCCTTCAGTGGAAAAGAAACCAACATGGGCAGATCCGGAAATTGG CTCCTTCAACCCACAATTTAATTCTTTGGATGGTGCTGTGGACAGAAGAAGCTTTGAGGGTTGCTACAAAGTGGAAGATGGAAAGCCACT AAATCCTCATGGACGCACAGGGCTAATGGGTAGGGGGTTGCTGGGGCGATGGGGACCCAATCATGCCGCAGATCCCATTGTCACTAG ATGGAAAGTAGATGCTAAAGGAGAAAAGATTCTTCACCATGTCTCCAAAAAGCCCATCCTGCAATTTGTTTCCATTAAGAGAAAAGATTGCGGGGAGTGGGCCATTCCAGGC GGGATGGTCGATCCAGGGGAGAAGGTTTCTCTCACTCTTCAGCGCGAGTTTTCGGAAGAGGCATTAAATTCGCTGGGAGTATCGCCATTAGAGAGATCTAAAATTCACGAGCGCATCACCCAACTCTTTCAATCCCCTGGTTTCGAG GTCTTTAAAGGATATGTCGACGATCCTAGAAATACTGATAATGCTTGGATGGAGACAGTTGCGGTTAACTTCCATGACGAAAATG GCAACAGTGTGAGCGAGCTGCCGCTGCAAGCTGGCGATGACGCGGGCCAAGTACAGTGGGTTGATGTGGACTCGTCCTTCCCACTCTATGCGAGCCATTCTCATTTattggaactggttgccaaacagAGGAAATCCCACTGGTAG
- the si:ch211-11k18.4 gene encoding uncharacterized protein si:ch211-11k18.4, with amino-acid sequence MSGKSKNRSAANADSISGGVSCDERILRDCHRVYTEPDSGLIAVAESVGVKLLPPRKKITVMLMGNHSAGKSSFINWYVEEHIQRTGVAIETQGFSFVTSGRKRESLTGNATLHLYPHFKPLQEFKGVSEYLSTEICTSRQKRFSLVTFVDSPGLVDGDMKYPFDVDEVLLWLGELCDLILVFFDPMGQALCKRTLNIVEALNDKHGDRLRFYLSKADEAGGESDRQRVMMQIVQELCKRPGLNKCGFDMPTIYVPNPNKPSRCVNQIEEVCRTIEKTINQTVQNTLNSLEKDCEVISEAITDKMTTDRQISIQNRRARCKSCFLTLLGFSLPMIILAILLLGTLSKEVLEMGLGRQGVELLSLHLVPVVRIFESMSGEQQLYACGGMFVASFLLLLIARFSFRTQPTLSGKQKRQLQEKLDFVQEVAKTKKKKMYEEYLRQSVSDHDMN; translated from the exons ATGTctggaaaaagcaaaaacagaaGCGCGGCAAATGCGGACTCAATATCTGGTGGCGTATCCTGCGACGAACGCATTTTGCGGGATTGTCATCGAGTGTATACGGAACCCGACAGTG GCTTGATTGCGGTGGCTGAATCTGTGGGTGTAAAGTTGCTGCCTCCCAGGAAGAAGATCACTGTGATGCTGATGGGCAACCATTCTGCTGGAAAAAGCTCCTTCATCAActg GTATGTTGAAGAGCACATCCAGCGTACTGGTGTCGCTATCGAGACCCAGGGATTCAGTTTTGTGACGAGCGGGCGCAAGAGAGAATCCCTCACA GGAAATGCGACTCTTCATCTGTATCCTCACTTCAAGCCTCTGCAAGAGTTCAAAG ggGTGTCGGAGTATTTGAGCACAGAGATCTGCACATCACGGCAGAAACGTTTCAGCCTGGTGACTTTTGTGGATTCACCCGGGTTGGTGGATGGTGATATGAAGTATCCCTTTGATGTGGATGAAGTTCTTCTTTGGCTAG GTGAGCTCTGTGACCTGATACTGGTCTTTTTTGACCCAATGGGTCAGGCTCTGTGCAAACGTACCCTCAATATCGTGGAGGCCTTGAATGACAAACATGGGGATCGGCTGCGTTTCTATCTCAGTAAGGCTGATGAAGCTGGGGGAGAGTCTGACAGGCAG AGAGTAATGATGCAGATTGTCCAAGAGCTCTGCAAGCGACCAGGACTCAACAAGTGTGGTTTTGACATGCCCACCATTTACGTTCCTAATCCAAACAAG CCGAGCCGCTGCGTCAACCAGATTGAAGAAGTGTGTCGCACAATTGAGAAGACCATCAATCAGACAGTCCAGAATACACTCAACTCTCTGGAGAAGGACTGTGAGGTCATCAGTGAAGCAATCACTGATAAAATGACCACCGACAG GCAGATCAGTATTCAGAACCGACGGGCTCGCTGCAAGAGTTGCTTTCTGACACTATTGGGCTTCAGCCTCCCCATGATAATTTTGGCCATTCTGCTGCTGGGCACTTTGTCCAAGGAGGTCCTGGAGATGGGTTTGGGCCGCCAAGGTGTTGAATTACTCTCCCTTCATCTG GTTCCTGTAGTACGAATATTTGAGTCGATGTCTGGCGAGCAGCAGCTTTACGCCTGCGGTGGGATGTTCGTTGCCTCCTTCCTCCTGCTCCTCATTGCACGATTTTCCTTTAG GACTCAACCAACTCTGTCAGGCAAGCAGAAAAGACAACTGCAGGAAAAGTTGGACTTTGTTCAGGAAGTGGCAAAGACCAAAAAG AAAAAGATGTATGAAGAGTATCTGCGGCAGAGTGTCAGCGATCATGACATGAACTAA